A stretch of the Neodiprion lecontei isolate iyNeoLeco1 chromosome 4, iyNeoLeco1.1, whole genome shotgun sequence genome encodes the following:
- the LOC107217669 gene encoding acetyl-CoA carboxylase isoform X2: MLRSLLSAITGSVSLREVEQPLDPPRQESNGDLPEDSDEDPNHPQDRVSYPEEKVGVVQQPQEIMAESGEPVSFVVGDPDPDEELEIDDRFPGSEGNASAMQPILPGLAERRKRLRPSMSQGTVMIQAQSRQLEKDFTVATPEEFVRRFGGTQVINKVLIANNGIAAVKCMRSIRRWSYEMFKNERAIRFVVMVTPEDLKANAEYIKMADQYVPVPGGSNNNNYANVELIIDIAVRTQVQAVWAGWGHASENPKLPELLHKNNIIFIGPSERAMWALGDKIASSIVAQTADVPTLPWSGSELKAHYSGKKIKISSELFKKGCVSSVEECLAAASKIGFPIMVKASEGGGGKGIRKVDNAEELPSLFRQVQTEIPGSPIFIMKLAKCARHLEVQLLADNYGNAISLFGRDCSIQRRHQKIIEEAPAVIAKPEVFEEMEKAAVRLAKMVGYVSAGTVEYLYDTSGRYYFLELNPRLQVEHPCTEMVSDVNLPAAQLQVAMGLPLHHIKDIRLLYGESPWGDTPIDFDQPRHKPQPWGHVIAARITSENPDEGFKPSSGTVQELNFRSSKNVWGYFSVGASGGLHEFADSQFGHCFSWGEDRNQASENLVVALKELSIRGDFRTTVEYLITLLETESFQSNSFDTAWLDLLIAERVQSDKPDVLLAVTCGALHIADRTITAAFNGFQTALEKGQIQASNDLDNVCEVELINDGFKYKVQTAKSGPNSYFLVMNGSYKEVEIHRLSDGGLLLSMEGSSFTTYMREEVDRYRIVIGNQTCIFEKDNDPSLLRSPSAGKLISFLVEDGGHIDRGQAYAEIEVMKMVMTVTAGEAGSLFYVKRPGAILDAGTLIAHLELDDPSLVSKAQEYTGQFPAPIAPAIPEKLNQLHAKYRSALENTLAGYCLPDPYHLPRLRELIEKFMNSLRDPSLPLLELQEVISTISGRIPVSVEKKIRKYMTLYERNITSVLAQFPSQQIASVIDGHAATLSKRTDRDVFFLTTQGIVQLVQRYRNGIRGRMKTAVHELLRQYYTVESQFQQGHYDKCVSALREQHKDEMSMVTATIFSHNHVQKKNVLVTMLIDHLWANEPGLTDELASTLTELTSLNRTEHSRVALRARQVLIAAHQPAYELRHNQMESIFLSAVDMYGHDFHPENLQKLILSETSIFDILHDFFYHSNRAVCNAALEVYVRRAYISYELACLQHLELSGEIPLVHFQFLLPNNHPNRQNLTLVNHRTGAMAAFKDLEEFSQYSDEVLDLLEDLSSRNTVSAKVLEAVETAGSESRHSTSINVSLSTGETGIAEGGEIPAEPVHILSIAVQDNGNQDDAVMSRLFGDWCATNKEELITRGIRRVTFAALKKRQFPKFFTFRQRDGFIEDRIYRHLEPGCAFQLELNRMRTYDLEALPTSNQKMHLYLGQAKVAKGQQVTDYRFFIRSIIRHSDLITKEASFDYLHNEGERVLLEAMDELEVAFSHPLAKRTDCNHIFLNFAPTVIMDPGRIEESVTSMVLRYGPRLWKLRVRQAEIKMTIRPAPGRPTSNVRLCIANDSGYSIDLHLYTEATEPKTGIIRFESYGSTAVNANWRPGPMHGLPISTPYLTKDYLQAKRFQAQSSGTTYVYDLPDMFRQQIEKFWEKYIEERPTSENIKIPSPVLDCVELVLDGENLVEQKRLPGENDVGMVAWKLRLYTPEYPAGRDIILIANDLTFQIGSFGPKEDLVFCRASETARDLGIPRIYFSANSGARIGLAEEVKGLFRISWEDENEPEKGFKYIYVTPDDYARLAPHNSIKASLIEDNGEPRYKITDIIGKDDGLGVENLKYAGMIAGETSQAYNEVVTISVVSCRAIGIGSYLLRLGQRVIQIENSHIILTGYRALNTVLGREVYASNNQLGGIQIMHNNGVSHATEPRDLDGIATVLRWISYVPKSKGAQLPILSAPHPDPIDREIGYVPTKAPYDPRWMLEGRHSPIDAAAWESGFFDRGSWQEIMRPWAQTVVTGRARLGGIPCGVIAVETRTVELHLPADPANLDSEAKTVSQAGQVWFPDSAYKTAQAIRDFGKEELPLFIFANWRGFSGGMKDMYEQVVKFGAYIVDALKEYTRPVIVYIPPNGELRGGAWAVVDPSINPRHMEMFADTTSRGGVLEPEGIVEIKFRNKDIIKTMHRVDPVIRNFKEKISSSTSAEERANLESEIRKREQILDPMYHQVAVHFADLHDTPERMLEKGVISEIIPWKTARRMLYWRLRRKLLECDAINDVLSTQPSLGVGTVVSMLRRWFVEDRGATESYLWDQDEAVAKWLISQNETEGSVLSRNINCVRRNAVLTRVKEALECCPDVRLDAVIEIAHRLQAGERAELLRTLSQLETSGEEHHNDSSASS, encoded by the exons GCCCAGCATGTCGCAAGGCACGGTGATGATCCAAGCGCAAAGTCGACAATTAGAAAAGGATTTCACCGTTGCAACGCCCGAAGAATTTGTCCGTAGATTTGGCGGAACTCAAGTGATAAACAAA GTTCTCATAGCAAATAATGGAATCGCTGCGGTCAAATGCATGCGATCAATTCGCCGATGGTCGTACGAAATGTTCAAAAACGAGAGAGCGATTCGCTTCGTAGTTATGGTCACCCCGGAAGATTTGAAAGCAAATGCCGAGTACATTAAAATGGCTGATCAGTACGTACCAGTGCCTGGAGGATCCAACAATAACAACTATGCAAATGTTGAATTGATCATCGACATTGCGGTCCGTACTCAAGTACAAGCTGTCTGGGCTGGATGGGGTCATGCGTCGGAAAATCCAAAATTGCCTGAACTTTTGCACAAAAATAACATAATATTTATCG GACCTTCTGAAAGGGCGATGTGGGCTCTTGGAGATAAAATTGCTTCTAGTATTGTTGCTCAAACTGCAGATGTACCCACACTCCCATGGTCTGGCTCGGAATTGAAAGCTCACTACagtggaaagaaaataaaaatatcatctgaattatttaaaaaggGATGTGTCTCTAGCGTGGAAGAATGTCTTGCTGCTGCGAGTAAAATCGGGTTTCCTATAATGGTAAAGGCAAGCGAAGGCGGAGGTGGAAAAGGTATTCGTAAAGTCGATAATGCTGAAGAGTTACCTTCGCTATTTAG ACAAGTACAAACAGAGATCCCAGGATCGCCCATATTCATAATGAAGCTTGCCAAATGTGCTCGGCACTTGGAAGTGCAACTATTAGCTGATAACTATGGAAATGCTATCTCACTCTTCGGACGTGATTGTTCTATCCAAAGGAGACATCAGAAAATCATTGAGGAAGCACCTGCTGTCATTGCTAAACCAGAAGTCtttgaagaaatggaaaaa GCTGCTGTCAGGCTGGCAAAAATGGTAGGATACGTTAGTGCTGGCACAGTTGAATATCTTTACGATACATCAGGTCGTTACTATTTCTTGGAACTAAACCCTCGCTTACAAGTAGAACATCCCTGCACAGAAATGGTTTCTGATGTCAATTTACCTGCTGCTCAACTTCAAGTTGCAATGGGGTTGCCTTTGCATCATATAAAGGATATTCGGCTTTTGTACGGGGAAAGTCCATGGGGTGATACTCCCATTGATTTCGATCAACCAAGGCACAAACCACAACCTTGGGGTCATGTCATCGCTGCCAGAATCACAAGTGAAAATCCAGATGAAG GATTTAAGCCAAGTTCAGGAACGGTGCAAGAGCTCAATTTCAGATCGTCGAAAAACGTCTGGGGATATTTTTCAGTCGGTGCATCTGGAGGATTGCACGAATTTGCCGACTCGCAATTTGGTCATTGTTTTTCATGGGGTGAAGACCGTAATCAAGCTAGCGAAAATTTAGTTGTTGCTTTAAAAGAATTGAGTATCAGAGGTGATTTTAGAACCACAGTAGAGTACCTCATAACACTTCTCGAAACTGAATCCTTCCAGTCAAACAGCTTTGATACCGCGTGGCTTGACTTACTCATTGCTGAACGTGTTCAAAGTGATAAACCAGACGTTTTGCTGGCCGTGACTTGCGGGGCGTTACATATCGCTGATAGAACAATCACAGCTGCATTTAATGGTTTTCAAACAGCCTTAGAAAAGGGTCAAATCCAAGCCAGCAATGACTTGGACAACGTTTGTGAG GTTGAACTTATCAATGATGGATTCAAATACAAAGTACAGACAGCTAAATCAGGCCCAAACTCCTACTTCCTTGTAATGAATGGTTCCTATAAAGAAGTGGAGATTCATAGACTTTCGGACGGAGGTTTACTACTTTCAATGGAGGGATCAAGTTTCACGACCTACATGAGAGAGGAAGTTGATCGGTACAGAATAGTAATTGGCAACCAGACATGTATATTTGAAAAGGATAATGATCCGTCATTGTTGAGATCACCTTCAGCGGGTAAACTTATCAGTTTTCTGGTAGAGGATGGTGGCCATATTGATCGTGGTCAAGCATATGCTGAAATAGAAGTAATGAAGATGGTTATGACGGTGACGGCTGGAGAAGCTGGTAGTTTGTTTTACGTTAAACGACCTGGTGCAATCTTAGATGCAGGAACATTGATTGCCCATTTGGAATTAGATGATCCTTCACTAGTCAGCAAAGCGCAAGAATACACTGGGCAATTCCCAGCACCAATTGCGCCTGCTATTCCTGAAAAACTCAACCAACTTCACGCTAAATATAGAAGCGCTTTGGAAAATACCCTTGCTGGATACTGTTTGCCCGATCCTTACCATCTACCGAGGCTCCGAGAACTGATTGAAAAGTTCATGAATTCCCTGCGCGATCCTAGCTTACCCCTGCTAGAGCTCCAAGAAGTGATCTCCACTATCTCTGGAAGAATTCCCGTATCTGTAGAGAAGAAGATCAGAAAATACATGACCTTATACGAAAGAAACATCACTTCAGTTTTAGCCCAGTTTCCAAGCCAGCAAATTGCGTCTGTAATTGACGGACATGCCGCCACCCTTTCCAAACGAACGGACAGAGACGTTTTCTTCTTGACAACTCAAGGTATTGTTCAACTGGTACAAAGATATCGCAATGGTATTCGTGGCAGGATGAAAACAGCGGTTCACGAACTTCTACGGCAGTACTACACAGTTGAAAGCCAATTCCAACAAGGACATTATGACAAGTGTGTGTCGGCTTTGAGGGAACAGCATAAAGATGAAATGAGTATGGTCACTGCTACTATTTTCAGTCACAATCatgtacaaaagaaaaatgtctTGGTTACTATGCTCATTGATCACTTGTGGGCTAACGAACCTGGGCTTACAGACGAGCTGGCCAGTACACTGACTGAATTAACAAGTTTAAATCGCACCGAACACAGCAGAGTGGCTCTAAGAGCTAGGCAAGTCTTGATAGCAGCACATCAACCTGCATACGAACTGAGACATAATCAGATGGAATCCATATTCTTATCTGCAGTCGATATGTATGGACATGATTTTCATCCTGAGAATCTCCAGAAGCTGATACTTTCTGAAACTTCTATATTCGATATACTACACGATTTCTTTTATCACTCGAACCGTGCTGTCTGCAATGCTGCTTTGGAAGTTTACGTTCGCAGAGCTTACATCAGTTACGAATTAGCATGTCTGCAGCACCTAGAACTATCTGGAGAAATACCTTTAGTTcactttcaatttcttttgcCGAACAATCATCCAAATCGCCAGAATCTTACTCTTGTCAATCATAGAACAGGAGCTATGGCTGCCTTCAAAGATCTCGAAGAGTTTAGCCAGTACTCTGATGAGGTACTTGACCTGCTAGAAGACTTGTCGTCCCGAAATACAGTTTCTGCCAAAGTTCTCGAGGCTGTAGAAACTGCTGGAAGTGAATCTCGGCACAGTACGTCGATCAATGTTTCTCTGAGTACTGGTGAAACAGGTATTGCTGAGGGAGGTGAAATACCTGCGGAACCTGTTCACATATTAAGCATTGCTGTACAAGATAATGGTAATCAAGACGACGCAGTCATGTCCAGACTGTTCGGAGACTGGTGCGCGACTAACAAAGAGGAGTTAATTACTCGTGGAATCAGAAGAGTGACATTTGCTGCCCTAAAAAAGAGGcagtttccaaaatttttcactttccgaCAACGTGATGGATTTATTGAAGATCGTATTTACAGACATCTTGAACCAGGCTGTGCCTTCCAGTTGGAACTTAACAGAATGCGGACTTATGACCTTGAAGCTTTACCTACATCAAATCAAAAGATGCATCTCTATTTAGGACAAGCTAAG GTTGCCAAGGGCCAGCAAGTTACAGACTATCGCTTCTTCATCCGTTCCATTATACGTCACTCAGATCTCATCACAAAGGAGGCTAGCTTTGATTACTTGCATAACGAAGGTGAACGAGTACTATTGGAAGCAATGGACGAGCTTGAAGTAGCCTTTTCCCATCCCCTAGCAAAACGCACGGATTGCAACCATATATTCTTGAACTTTGCACCAACTGTTATAATGGATCCAGGCAGAATTGAAGAAAGTGTTACGAGCATGGTGCTCAGATATGGTCCTAGACTGTGGAAATTACGAGTTAGACAA GCTGAGATAAAAATGACAATTCGTCCAGCACCAGGAAGACCAACTTCAAACGTTCGTCTTTGTATTGCAAATGATAGTGGATATAGCATTGATCTACACCTTTATACTGAGGCTACGGAACCCAAGACTGGTATTATCCGTTTTGAGTCTTATGGATCTACGGCAGTTAATGCGAACTGGCGACCAGGACCAATGCATGGTTTGCCTATTTCTACACCTTACCTGACCAAAGATTATCTCCAGGCTAAACGGTTCCAAGCACAGAGTTCGGGAACTACTTATGTGTATGATTTACCGGATATGTTCCGTCAACAAATTGAGAAGTTCTGGGAGAAATACATTGAGGAAAGACCTACCTCAG AAAATATCAAGATTCCGAGCCCGGTATTGGACTGTGTCGAACTTGTTTTGGACGGTGAAAATTTAGTAGAACAAAAGCGATTACCTGGTGAAAACGACGTTGGCATGGTCGCATGGAAACTCAGACTTTACACCCCAGAGTACCCAGCTGGAAGAGATATCATACTTATTGCAAATGATTTGACTTTCCAAATTGGTTCGTTTGGACCAAAAGAAGATCTCGTATTTTGTAGAGCATCTGAAACAGCTAGAGATCTTGGAATTCCAAGAATTTACTTCTCGGCGAATTCTGGTGCCAGAATTGGTCTTGCTGAAGAG GTGAAAGGCTTGTTCAGAATTTCGTGGGAGGATGAAAACGAGCCTGAAAAGGGCTTCAAATACATCTATGTAACTCCTGACGACTATGCTAGATTAGCACCGCATAATTCAATTAAGGCATCATTAATTGAAGACAATGGTGAGCCTCGCTACAAGATAACTGATATTATAGGCAAAGATGATGGACTGGGAGTTGAAAATCTTAAATATGCTGGTATGATTGCTGGTGAAACGTCTCAAGCATATAACGAG GTGGTTACAATATCAGTTGTCTCATGCCGTGCAATTGGTATTGGTTCTTATTTACTGCGACTTGGGCAACGAGTTATACAAATTGAGAACTCGCACATTATATTAACCGGGTATAGAGCACTGAATACAGTGTTGGGTCGTGAGGTTTACGCTAGTAATAATCAATTGGGTGGAATTCAAATAATGCACAATAACGGTGTTTCACACGCAACTGAACCAAGAGATTTAGATGGTATAGCCACTGTACTCAGATGGATTAGCTATGTACCTAAATCTAAAGGAGCCCAGCTTCCTATTCTCTCTGCACCACATCCAGATCCAATTGACCGAGAAATTGGATATGTTCCTACCAAGGCTCCCTATGATCCCAGGTGGATGCTTGAAGGAAGACATTCTCCCATTGACGCTGCGGCTTGGGAAAGTggatttttcgatcgtggttcATGGCAG GAAATTATGCGGCCTTGGGCACAAACTGTGGTAACTGGACGTGCTAGACTTGGAGGTATCCCTTGCGGTGTGATAGCCGTAGAAACACGAACTGTCGAACTGCATTTACCAGCAGATCCCGCAAATTTGGACTCTGAAGCAAAGACAGTCTCACAGGCGGGTCAAGTCTGGTTTCCAGACAGTGCATATAAAACTGCTCAGGCTATTCGTGATTTTGGCAAAGAAGAACTGCCTCTTTTCATCTTTGCTAACTGGCGTGGTTTTTCGGGTGGTATGAAAG ACATGTACGAGCAAGTTGTTAAGTTTGGTGCTTACATTGTTGATGCGTTAAAAGAGTATACCAGACCAGTGATAGTGTACATCCCTCCAAATGGAGAACTAAGAGGTGGTGCATGGGCAGTTGTTGATCCATCTATAAACCCCAGGCATATGGAAATGTTTGCCGACACAACAAGCCGTGGAGGTGTATTAGAACCAGAAGGAATCGTCGAAATCAAATTTAGaaacaaagatataattaaaACCATGCATAGAGTTGACCCTGTCATACGTAACTTCaag gaaaaaatatcgagttCAACCTCCGCTGAAGAACGTGCTAACCTGGAAAGCGAAATCCGGAAAAGAGAACAGATCTTGGATCCCATGTATCACCAAGTCGCTGTTCACTTTGCCGATCTTCATGATACTCCTGAAAGAATGTTGGAGAAGGGTGTCATTAGTGAAATAATTCCATGGAAAACAGCACGCCGCATGTTATATTGGAGACTCAGACGTAAACTCCTGGAGTGTGATGCCATAAACGATGTCTTGTCAACACAGCCTAGCTTGGGTGTTGGAACAGTAGTTTCTATGCTGAGACGCTGGTTCGTAGAAGACAGAGGTGCTACAGAGTCTTATCTGTGGGACCAGGATGAGGCTGTAGCCAAGTGGTTAATAAGCCAGAATGAAACTGAAGGCAGTGTTCTAAGCCGTAATATTAATTGCGTACGGAGGAACGCGGTTCTCACTCGGGTTAAGGAGGCCCTTGAATGTTGTCCAGACGTGAGATTAGATGCAGTTATAGAAATCGCGCACAGACTGCAAGCTGGTGAACGTGCCGAACTTCTGCGAACTCTCTCACAGCTTGAAACGTCTGGAGAAGAACATCACAATGATTCTAGTGCTTCGTCATAG